One Triticum dicoccoides isolate Atlit2015 ecotype Zavitan chromosome 4B, WEW_v2.0, whole genome shotgun sequence genomic window carries:
- the LOC119294000 gene encoding arabinogalactan protein 1-like, protein MARFAVVAAILALLAVAAAAQGPMPAPRMAPLPAPPARSPATAPAPVATPPTAASPSPVASPPAPTTDAPSAMTPSAVSATPAGAPVGAPTGTPASSAVYSSAASFVAVAGAVAAAIVF, encoded by the coding sequence ATGGCTCGCTTTGCCGTGGTCGCCGCTATCCTCGCTCTCCTCGCAGTCGCCGCCGCGGCGCAGGGCCCCATGCCGGCGCCCAGGATGGCCCCGCTTCCGGCGCCACCGGCGAGGTCCCCGGCCACCGCCCCTGCGCCTGTCGCCACGCCGCCGACCGCAGCGTCGCCGTCCCCGGTGGCATCTCCCCCTGCCCCGACCACCGACGCTCCTTCCGCGATGACGCCGTCAGCGGTCTCTGCCACACCCGCTGGAGCCCCCGTCGGCGCCCCCACCGGCACCCCCGCGAGCTCCGCCGTGTACTCATCCGCTGCCAGCTTCGTCGCGGTCGCCGGAGCGGTGGCCGCCGCCATCGTGTTCTAG
- the LOC119293999 gene encoding arabinogalactan protein 1-like gives MARFAVVAAILALLAVAAAAQGPMPAPRMAPLPAPPARSPATAPAPVATPPTAASPSPMASPPAPPTDAPTDAPSSMTPSAVSATPSGAPIGAPTGTPASSAVYSSAASFVAVAGAVAAAIVF, from the coding sequence ATGGCTCGCTTCGCCGTGGTAGCCGCCATCCTCGCCCTCCTCGCAGTCGCCGCCGCAGCGCAGGGCCCCATGCCGGCGCCCAGGATGGCCCCGCTGCCGGCCCCTCCGGCAAGGTCCCCGGCCACTGCTCCTGCGCCGGTCGCCACCCCGCCCACCGCAGCGTCTCCGTCCCCGATGGCCTCTCCACCGGCCCCGCCCACCGATGCCCCGACGGACGCTCCCTCCTCGATGACGCCGTCCGCGGTCTCCGCCACACCCTCCGGCGCTCCCATCGGCGCCCCCACCGGCACCCCCGCGAGCTCCGCCGTGTACTCATCCGCCGCCAGCTTCGTCGCAGTCGCCGGAGCTGTCGCCGCCGCCATCGTGTTCTAG